Proteins encoded within one genomic window of Stigmatella aurantiaca:
- a CDS encoding SBBP repeat-containing protein: MLQGIGLLSLCLLAGTGETSTGPLHATPLALPEDNPSWLWQHGTEGDDAGTGIAASCEGTYSVGYTGGSFDGHPNLGNVDSFLVKHSLDGVKQWSRQFGGAGMDVAVAIASFDVNGQCVNPELYVAGHTSGSIDGTASAGETDIFLTKYDKAGNLLWSRQWGTPAADTATSVATDKHGNVYVTGYTVGALAAESAGGQDFFLVKYDAAGTLLWKRQLGTAQHEQARGVACDAEGNIYVGGHTFGYLDGNTNASNGTSTSDLFLTKYDATGQKLWTKQLGTPASEVTQGVATSRRSNGVVDIYLAGHTTGNFALPTKAGMDSDGLLVKFNDAGEVQWKKQLGTPGNDLFFGVTSDGGGNVYITGNSPNDIDTHAILDSDDVFLWVLKDTGNPLVSRQIGSINPWNPRAQVDFGAGIATDKGAGVYIAGYTEGQFSSMASAGGKDLLVFKYAEGCSTNTPAQCRLGYGWGDPHYVTFDGASYDFQGHGEFILTEASSGDLAIQARQLPWNGLTHLSVFSAFAMQLGRDRVGYYLGAVHPVKVNGQPVPISGELALPGGGRILRQGESYTFEWPTGDHLVISPEHNYVNAYLRLSPSRAGTLRGPLGNFNGNRADDFTLRDGTSLVAPLSFTQMYEGETAYVNSWRVSQAESLFDYGPGESTASFTDVHFPYPPAHTPSTVQQQQAQQLCQTAGVTNPIFLKGCITDVAATGDASFAQSAAAMQDHAQQFH; this comes from the coding sequence ATGTTACAGGGCATTGGGTTGTTGTCACTGTGTCTGCTTGCGGGAACAGGGGAAACCTCTACAGGCCCCCTGCACGCCACGCCCCTGGCACTCCCGGAAGACAACCCCTCCTGGCTGTGGCAGCACGGGACCGAGGGCGATGATGCCGGCACGGGCATCGCCGCTTCCTGTGAAGGCACCTACTCCGTGGGGTACACGGGCGGCTCCTTCGATGGCCACCCGAACCTGGGCAACGTGGACTCCTTCCTGGTCAAGCACAGCCTGGATGGCGTGAAGCAGTGGTCTCGCCAGTTCGGCGGCGCGGGCATGGACGTGGCAGTGGCCATCGCCTCTTTTGACGTCAATGGCCAGTGCGTCAATCCGGAGCTCTATGTGGCAGGCCATACGTCGGGCAGCATCGACGGAACGGCCTCCGCGGGAGAGACCGACATCTTCCTCACGAAGTATGACAAGGCTGGCAACCTGCTGTGGTCACGCCAATGGGGAACCCCCGCTGCCGATACCGCCACCTCCGTCGCCACGGACAAGCACGGAAACGTCTATGTGACGGGATATACCGTGGGCGCGCTCGCAGCGGAGTCCGCAGGCGGCCAGGACTTCTTCCTCGTGAAGTATGACGCCGCGGGGACGCTGCTGTGGAAGCGGCAACTGGGCACTGCCCAGCATGAACAGGCCCGGGGCGTGGCATGCGACGCCGAGGGCAACATCTACGTGGGCGGCCATACCTTCGGATACCTCGATGGCAATACCAACGCCTCGAATGGCACTTCCACCTCCGACCTCTTCCTGACCAAGTACGACGCCACGGGACAGAAACTGTGGACGAAGCAACTGGGCACGCCCGCGAGCGAGGTGACGCAGGGCGTGGCTACCTCCCGGCGCTCCAATGGCGTGGTGGACATCTATCTGGCGGGCCACACCACTGGCAACTTCGCCCTCCCCACCAAAGCGGGCATGGACTCCGACGGCCTGCTCGTGAAGTTCAATGACGCGGGCGAGGTTCAGTGGAAAAAGCAGCTCGGGACGCCAGGCAATGATCTGTTCTTCGGGGTGACGTCGGATGGCGGCGGCAACGTGTACATCACCGGCAACAGCCCCAACGACATCGACACCCACGCAATCCTGGACAGCGATGACGTCTTCCTCTGGGTCCTCAAGGACACGGGCAACCCGCTCGTGTCCCGGCAAATCGGGTCTATCAACCCATGGAATCCCCGCGCCCAGGTGGATTTTGGAGCGGGAATCGCCACCGACAAGGGCGCTGGCGTTTACATCGCGGGATACACCGAAGGGCAGTTCTCCAGCATGGCCAGCGCGGGCGGCAAGGATTTGCTCGTGTTCAAGTATGCAGAAGGGTGCAGCACCAACACGCCTGCCCAATGCAGGTTGGGCTATGGGTGGGGAGATCCCCACTACGTCACCTTTGATGGCGCCTCCTACGACTTCCAGGGCCATGGGGAGTTCATCCTGACCGAGGCCAGCTCGGGAGACCTTGCCATTCAAGCGCGCCAGCTGCCCTGGAATGGCTTGACGCACCTCAGCGTCTTCTCTGCCTTTGCCATGCAGCTTGGACGGGATCGCGTGGGCTACTACCTGGGGGCTGTCCATCCCGTGAAGGTGAACGGGCAGCCCGTGCCCATCTCCGGGGAGCTGGCACTGCCCGGCGGCGGCCGCATTCTCCGGCAGGGAGAAAGCTATACCTTCGAATGGCCCACGGGCGACCACCTGGTGATCAGCCCGGAACACAACTACGTCAACGCCTACCTGCGCCTATCGCCTTCCCGTGCCGGCACCTTGAGAGGTCCCCTGGGCAACTTCAACGGCAACCGGGCCGATGACTTCACCTTGCGCGATGGAACCTCGCTCGTTGCCCCGCTTTCCTTCACCCAGATGTACGAGGGCGAGACGGCATACGTGAACAGCTGGCGTGTCTCTCAGGCCGAGTCCCTCTTCGACTATGGCCCCGGCGAAAGCACGGCGTCTTTCACCGACGTCCATTTCCCCTACCCTCCAGCGCACACCCCCTCGACTGTTCAGCAACAACAAGCGCAACAGCTCTGTCAGACCGCGGGCGTAACGAATCCCATCTTCTTGAAGGGCTGCATCACGGACGTGGCCGCCACGGGGGACGCCTCCTTCGCCCAGAGCGCGGCGGCCATGCAGGACCACGCCCAGCAGTTTCACTGA
- a CDS encoding DUF1800 domain-containing protein, which yields MLRRTALALVLCATACAPEELPAGENPAEALRQVEQAAEPLDTPTERNAIRFLEQATFGPRLAPGVSPRPIDAVDQVMAEGISKSITAQLSATRSTFDGTDNSKGLDSQFFVNAVTGKDQLRQRVAFALSQIFVVSPSGIANLASTPESEPKVAMAGYLNLLSTNAFGNFRTLLEAVTKSPAMGNYLDMVDNRAFDRDGTPREPNENYAREMLQLFTLGLHKLNEDGTVQLDAEGLPIPVYTEAQVQAFSRALSGWTFAAPTGCPSIGRTNPPNYTEPMIGCNVNHLSTSQTLLRGVVTTEGGGTTAHLKQALDNVFADPNLPPFISKQLIQHLVTSNPSPAYVSRVVAVFKNNGSNVRGDLSAVVRKILEDDEARGAQPPQALYATYGHLRSPALFITSLVRWLDATLDTSADKDPGKKLNAWSSSMGQDVPRPPSVFSYYPPNAPAPGGNGLLGPEFAILDTATATARANFVNDLLFSNSTANAGILIDLSTLPADATGLVAWLGRYWLHGSMSSSLQSTVSNAFTNPQAGSTLRRQKLAIYLTSLSPEYQIQR from the coding sequence ATGCTTCGACGTACCGCCCTTGCCCTTGTCCTGTGCGCCACCGCCTGCGCACCCGAGGAGCTGCCCGCCGGTGAGAACCCGGCCGAGGCGCTCCGCCAGGTGGAACAGGCCGCCGAGCCGCTCGATACCCCCACCGAGAGGAACGCCATCCGGTTCCTGGAGCAGGCCACCTTCGGCCCGCGCTTGGCCCCGGGGGTGAGCCCGAGGCCCATTGACGCCGTGGATCAGGTGATGGCCGAAGGCATCTCCAAGTCCATCACAGCACAGCTCTCCGCCACCCGCTCCACGTTCGATGGCACCGACAACAGCAAGGGCCTGGACTCACAGTTCTTCGTCAACGCCGTCACGGGCAAGGATCAGCTCCGGCAGCGGGTGGCCTTCGCGCTGAGTCAGATCTTCGTCGTCTCGCCCAGCGGCATCGCCAACCTCGCGTCCACGCCCGAGTCAGAGCCCAAGGTGGCGATGGCGGGTTACCTCAACCTGCTTTCCACGAACGCCTTCGGAAACTTCCGGACCCTGTTGGAGGCGGTCACCAAGAGCCCCGCCATGGGGAACTACCTCGACATGGTGGACAACCGCGCGTTCGACAGGGACGGCACTCCCAGGGAGCCGAACGAGAACTATGCGCGCGAGATGCTTCAGCTCTTCACCCTGGGTTTGCACAAGCTGAACGAGGACGGCACCGTGCAGCTCGACGCGGAAGGATTGCCCATCCCCGTGTACACCGAGGCGCAAGTCCAGGCGTTCTCGCGGGCGCTCTCCGGGTGGACCTTCGCCGCGCCCACCGGCTGCCCCAGCATCGGCCGCACCAACCCACCCAACTACACGGAGCCGATGATTGGGTGCAACGTGAACCATCTGTCCACCTCCCAGACACTGCTCCGGGGCGTGGTGACGACGGAGGGGGGAGGCACCACGGCGCACCTCAAGCAGGCGCTCGACAACGTCTTCGCCGATCCAAACCTCCCGCCCTTCATTTCCAAGCAGCTCATCCAGCACCTCGTCACCAGCAACCCGAGCCCCGCCTATGTCAGCCGGGTCGTGGCAGTCTTCAAGAACAACGGCAGCAACGTGCGCGGCGACCTGAGCGCGGTGGTGCGGAAGATCCTGGAGGACGACGAGGCGCGCGGCGCGCAGCCTCCGCAGGCCCTCTACGCCACCTACGGCCACCTCCGGTCCCCCGCGCTGTTCATCACCTCGCTGGTCCGGTGGCTGGACGCCACGCTCGACACGTCCGCGGACAAGGATCCGGGCAAGAAGCTCAATGCGTGGAGCAGCTCGATGGGCCAGGATGTGCCCCGCCCTCCCTCGGTCTTCAGTTACTACCCTCCGAATGCGCCCGCGCCCGGCGGGAACGGATTGCTCGGTCCTGAGTTCGCCATCCTGGACACCGCGACGGCCACCGCCCGGGCCAACTTCGTGAACGACCTGCTCTTCTCGAACTCGACGGCCAATGCGGGCATCCTCATCGATCTGAGCACACTCCCGGCGGACGCCACCGGGCTGGTGGCCTGGCTTGGCCGCTACTGGCTCCACGGCTCGATGTCCTCGAGCCTTCAGTCCACCGTCTCCAATGCCTTCACCAACCCCCAGGCTGGCAGCACGCTGCGCAGGCAGAAGCTGGCCATCTACCTCACGTCGCTCTCCCCCGAGTACCAGATCCAGAGGTGA
- a CDS encoding LysR family transcriptional regulator has translation MEFRQLQLFVAVAEELHFGRAAARVGMAQPPFSQQIRKLEAELGVELLTRTSRRVALTSAGSRFLDDARELLARRMEVISTVRRAAQGETGPLRVGFGASSAFGVLPRIVLRFRSRFPEVKLELDDREKLDIGVALSTGDLDLAIVRAPFRHDGITVEQLLRERFVLALPVRHPRARQKAVALASLEGEPFILFPRHSAPGLHDTITSMCLGAGFSPLIRQEASSWPSVVGMVQAGLGITLAPMSAQALRPQGVVFRELSGGSAWAELAVAFRGPHLMPAAAHFRAIAHETITLAQASLPL, from the coding sequence ATGGAATTCCGCCAGCTTCAGCTCTTCGTCGCCGTCGCGGAGGAGCTGCACTTCGGCCGGGCCGCTGCCCGGGTAGGGATGGCCCAGCCGCCATTCAGCCAGCAGATCCGCAAGCTCGAGGCCGAGCTGGGGGTGGAGCTGCTCACCCGGACGAGCCGCCGCGTGGCCCTGACCTCCGCGGGGAGCCGCTTCTTGGACGACGCCCGGGAGCTACTGGCGAGGCGCATGGAGGTGATCTCCACGGTCCGGCGGGCGGCCCAGGGAGAGACCGGGCCCCTGCGAGTCGGCTTCGGTGCGTCGTCGGCCTTCGGGGTCCTCCCTCGCATCGTGCTCCGTTTCCGGTCACGGTTTCCGGAGGTGAAGCTCGAACTCGACGATCGCGAGAAGCTAGACATCGGCGTCGCGCTCAGCACCGGCGATCTGGATCTCGCCATCGTCCGGGCGCCTTTCCGGCACGACGGAATAACGGTCGAACAGCTGCTCCGGGAACGTTTTGTCCTGGCGCTCCCGGTGCGGCACCCCAGAGCACGCCAGAAGGCCGTTGCCCTGGCGTCACTGGAGGGCGAGCCGTTCATCCTGTTTCCCCGGCACTCGGCGCCAGGCCTGCACGACACGATCACGAGCATGTGTCTCGGCGCGGGCTTCTCGCCGCTCATCCGCCAGGAAGCCAGCTCCTGGCCCTCCGTCGTCGGCATGGTGCAAGCGGGACTCGGGATCACCCTTGCTCCGATGTCGGCCCAGGCACTGCGGCCGCAAGGGGTGGTGTTCAGGGAGCTGAGCGGCGGCTCTGCGTGGGCGGAGTTGGCAGTCGCCTTCCGAGGTCCGCACCTCATGCCCGCGGCGGCGCACTTCCGTGCGATCGCGCACGAAACCATCACGCTGGCCCAGGCCTCCCTCCCCTTGTGA
- a CDS encoding DUF1501 domain-containing protein, with the protein MTLSRRHFLRDVARGLGCLAAASALPRWLGEAEAASLGGYAGYRAAVCVFLLGGNDSNNLLIPKLSTPYDQYKAARPNIRIAQADLLTINPVGQAAASYGLHPSLKKLQTLFEQERAAVVCNVGPLVLPMRKADYLTGGVIRPDNLFSHSDQQDAWASAIANPTSVELPLPLIGKATGWGGRTADKINGLNPGEYPEVTSFGGKALFSAGASRQPMVVAANGKLEFEGTGDEVFNAIQQEALSEVLGIHNDVILEASYGGTFATAQQFAAARAAAREAAWLLLPVAAREAIDALFQLPEGGSNWGLPGQLYQVVRDLVAGAMPTASGGLGLKRQMFSVGLGGFDTHTGQDTAQSALFAQLDFSLDAFHQALTILRTGTSFGTAPPQTTLFTISDFGRTFLENSNKGTDHGWGSHMLVLGDRVVGRRLYGAFPNLDLTNNAANNLDAVDAKGRWLPSLTVDQYAHSIAAWLGLSAVEERDYVFPNLGAYVAAAAANQFPESARKTKIDFLLNDP; encoded by the coding sequence ATGACCCTTTCACGACGCCACTTCCTCCGCGACGTCGCCCGTGGCCTGGGCTGCCTCGCTGCTGCCTCCGCCCTTCCTCGCTGGCTGGGGGAGGCGGAAGCCGCCTCGCTCGGCGGCTACGCGGGCTACCGCGCCGCGGTGTGTGTCTTCCTTCTGGGAGGCAATGACTCCAACAACCTGCTCATTCCCAAGCTGAGCACCCCCTACGATCAATACAAGGCGGCGCGGCCGAACATCCGCATCGCCCAGGCCGACCTGCTCACCATCAACCCCGTGGGCCAGGCCGCCGCCTCCTACGGGCTGCACCCCTCGCTCAAGAAGCTCCAGACGCTCTTCGAGCAGGAGCGGGCCGCCGTCGTGTGCAACGTAGGGCCGCTCGTGTTGCCCATGAGGAAGGCTGATTACCTCACGGGCGGCGTGATCCGTCCGGACAACCTGTTCTCTCACTCCGACCAGCAGGACGCCTGGGCGAGCGCGATCGCCAACCCCACCTCCGTGGAGCTGCCGCTGCCGCTCATTGGCAAGGCCACCGGCTGGGGCGGCCGGACCGCGGACAAGATCAACGGCCTGAACCCGGGGGAATACCCGGAGGTGACGTCGTTCGGGGGCAAGGCGCTCTTCTCCGCGGGAGCCTCCCGGCAGCCGATGGTGGTGGCCGCGAACGGCAAGCTCGAGTTCGAGGGGACGGGCGACGAGGTCTTCAACGCCATCCAGCAGGAGGCGCTCTCCGAGGTGCTCGGGATTCACAATGACGTCATCCTGGAGGCGTCTTACGGCGGGACGTTCGCCACGGCGCAGCAGTTCGCCGCGGCGAGAGCCGCCGCGCGCGAGGCCGCCTGGCTCCTGCTCCCGGTGGCGGCGCGCGAGGCCATTGATGCTCTGTTCCAGCTTCCCGAGGGTGGCTCGAACTGGGGGCTGCCGGGCCAGCTCTATCAGGTCGTCCGGGATCTCGTGGCGGGTGCGATGCCCACGGCGAGCGGCGGGCTCGGCCTCAAGCGCCAGATGTTCTCCGTGGGACTGGGCGGCTTCGATACCCATACGGGACAGGACACGGCCCAGAGCGCGCTGTTCGCGCAGCTCGACTTCTCGCTCGACGCCTTCCACCAGGCCCTCACGATTCTCCGGACGGGGACGAGCTTCGGTACGGCGCCTCCGCAGACCACGCTCTTCACGATCAGCGACTTCGGCCGCACCTTCCTGGAGAACTCCAACAAGGGCACGGACCACGGTTGGGGCAGCCACATGCTCGTCCTGGGAGATCGCGTCGTGGGCCGCCGACTCTATGGCGCCTTCCCGAACCTGGACCTGACGAACAACGCGGCGAACAACCTCGATGCCGTCGACGCCAAGGGACGCTGGCTTCCCTCGCTGACGGTGGACCAGTACGCCCACTCCATCGCCGCGTGGCTGGGCCTTTCGGCCGTCGAGGAGCGGGACTACGTGTTCCCGAACCTCGGTGCCTATGTCGCCGCCGCGGCCGCCAACCAGTTCCCCGAGAGCGCGCGGAAGACCAAGATCGATTTCCTGCTCAATGACCCCTGA
- a CDS encoding S9 family peptidase, translating to MRRLLFRLGILIATLAGTPMLALEPGAPASATPDTQLQARLDLSGQYMRLPQLVRDSLVPSQWLREGDQLVFWSAVGPDAGTWVLVHARTGAMKPLLSGAGLRAQLSQLMGKPVQLPDQLSFAIAPDQQGIVFRINERFFGLGLSDGRVTALAPDGLAALSLSRGNLLAPDGQSIAVPRDGGFAVLGSDGRTRIERSGEENYGWQIPEKAWSPDSRFLMVWRNDLRGVHKIPIVDYSSALEQVTLVPYVKTGTPLGRQELYVIEPATGRVTRIPPTEGETYDWFAGWRPGGSEALILHMSRDGKRLDLSAVEPGSGKRRRVLREERPESFVAGLDFSLEGWARQVTPLPDGTGFLWLSERDGWRHVYLYDFAGKLVRQVTRGAFPVHQVAGLAPKGDAVFLLASADSAAPYEHLLYRGSLKGGALKRMSSGSGMHRVAFSPSSNYYVDAWSSRTQPRLRDMASTDGKTRFRLTTADASALEEMGYKPPEALTVLAADGTTPLHGVLYKPRDFDPAKRYPVIAYIYAGPFITAVPWSFIGTFESLHAHSIAQMGFIVVVLDPRGTPGRSKAFQDATYGRIGQTEIPDYVAGLKQAATARPWMDMARAGIFGHSWGGYFALRGMLMAPEVFKAGYAGAPGALEEEAIINEPYLGLPSVNPAGYQAGSNMALAGNLQGQLKMMHGSSDVNASLSTTMRMADALIRAGKHFEMLIMPGQPHGPRPPADRYYFDDIQLFFVRTLGGPR from the coding sequence ATGCGACGCCTCCTCTTCCGCCTCGGCATCCTGATCGCCACCCTCGCTGGCACGCCCATGCTGGCGCTCGAACCCGGTGCTCCCGCCTCGGCTACGCCGGACACGCAGCTGCAGGCGCGGCTGGACCTCTCCGGCCAGTACATGCGGCTCCCGCAGCTCGTTCGCGACAGCCTGGTTCCGTCGCAATGGCTCCGCGAGGGAGACCAGCTGGTTTTCTGGTCGGCGGTAGGGCCGGACGCGGGCACCTGGGTGCTGGTCCATGCCAGGACGGGGGCCATGAAGCCGCTGCTGTCCGGCGCTGGGCTGCGCGCCCAGCTCTCGCAGCTGATGGGGAAGCCGGTCCAACTGCCGGATCAGCTGAGCTTCGCCATCGCTCCGGACCAGCAGGGAATCGTCTTCCGGATCAACGAGCGTTTCTTCGGCCTGGGCCTGTCGGATGGCCGCGTCACGGCGCTGGCCCCGGACGGCCTGGCCGCCCTGTCCCTGTCCCGAGGAAACCTCCTCGCTCCCGACGGTCAATCCATCGCGGTACCGCGCGACGGTGGCTTCGCGGTACTGGGGAGCGACGGACGCACGCGGATCGAGCGCAGCGGCGAGGAGAACTACGGCTGGCAGATTCCCGAGAAGGCCTGGTCTCCCGACAGCCGCTTCCTGATGGTCTGGCGCAACGATCTGCGCGGCGTTCACAAGATTCCGATCGTGGATTACTCGAGTGCCCTCGAGCAGGTGACCCTGGTTCCCTACGTCAAGACGGGCACGCCGCTGGGGCGGCAGGAACTCTACGTGATCGAACCGGCCACCGGCCGCGTGACACGCATTCCTCCAACGGAAGGAGAGACCTATGACTGGTTCGCCGGTTGGCGCCCCGGCGGCAGTGAGGCGTTGATCCTTCACATGTCGCGCGACGGCAAGCGGCTGGACCTCTCCGCGGTGGAGCCTGGCTCGGGGAAGCGCCGGCGGGTGCTGCGCGAGGAGCGGCCGGAGAGCTTCGTGGCTGGGTTGGATTTCTCCCTGGAGGGCTGGGCACGCCAGGTCACACCGCTGCCGGACGGCACCGGTTTCCTCTGGTTGTCCGAGCGTGACGGATGGCGGCACGTCTACCTTTACGACTTCGCGGGCAAGCTCGTGCGTCAGGTCACCCGGGGCGCCTTCCCCGTCCATCAAGTGGCTGGCCTCGCGCCGAAGGGCGACGCGGTCTTCCTGTTGGCCTCCGCCGACAGCGCTGCGCCGTACGAGCACTTGCTCTACCGGGGAAGCCTCAAGGGCGGCGCGTTGAAGCGGATGTCATCAGGCTCGGGGATGCACAGGGTCGCCTTCTCGCCGTCCAGCAACTACTACGTGGACGCATGGTCCTCCCGGACGCAGCCGCGGCTGCGGGACATGGCGTCCACGGACGGCAAGACACGCTTTCGTCTCACGACGGCCGATGCGAGCGCCCTCGAGGAGATGGGCTACAAGCCTCCGGAGGCACTCACCGTCCTGGCCGCCGATGGCACCACGCCTCTGCACGGCGTGCTCTACAAGCCGCGCGATTTCGACCCAGCCAAGCGCTATCCGGTCATCGCCTATATCTACGCGGGCCCCTTCATCACGGCCGTGCCCTGGAGCTTCATCGGCACCTTCGAGTCGCTCCACGCACATAGCATCGCGCAGATGGGCTTCATCGTCGTGGTGCTCGATCCCCGGGGCACTCCGGGCAGGAGCAAGGCCTTTCAGGACGCGACCTATGGCCGAATTGGCCAGACCGAGATTCCCGACTATGTCGCGGGCCTCAAGCAGGCCGCCACCGCCCGTCCCTGGATGGACATGGCGCGTGCCGGGATCTTCGGCCACTCGTGGGGCGGCTACTTCGCCCTGCGCGGCATGCTGATGGCTCCGGAGGTCTTCAAGGCGGGCTACGCGGGAGCCCCGGGCGCACTGGAGGAGGAGGCGATCATCAACGAGCCCTACCTGGGCCTCCCAAGCGTGAATCCCGCCGGTTATCAGGCAGGGTCCAACATGGCGCTGGCCGGGAACCTTCAAGGGCAGCTCAAGATGATGCACGGCTCCAGCGACGTGAACGCCTCTCTCTCCACGACGATGCGCATGGCCGACGCATTGATTCGCGCAGGCAAGCACTTCGAGATGCTCATCATGCCGGGACAGCCCCACGGACCCCGGCCTCCCGCGGACCGCTACTACTTCGACGACATCCAGCTGTTCTTCGTCCGGACCCTCGGGGGTCCACGCTGA